From Theileria orientalis strain Shintoku DNA, chromosome 4, complete genome, the proteins below share one genomic window:
- a CDS encoding glutamate dehydrogenase, producing the protein MELSSPNYSDSYALDDGLSELNEGLSDLNDDLSDLNDDYSTQLLSDRYAQQFSEVYELIRSTETFSDDKIRENMYTYYNELGLNEYYFRTSSNALIANNLISVMSAKILHENSGSNFFPTIEQVTDESVFIIARTSTVNRKSSENYLVEQRVEKKYFNLDDDRKPCWRMQCFRSSASVFKETEFVFDRLKIYFFQKPKFAEVKPSPSELDIGLLLDKDFYTNKKDTITEQIFYKLNKKLVDSKTGMGLAINCEPRTNNVYRLDVAFKRGYVHKDFYSRISDAITLHDLYSKSKYIDPLSNKVCLFTSFLTSLPKNQSTIESSVEDRMASLVDSIILTSIVPTSYISSLNVDRILTIHEASYCYCVSTFIQHFSGSVGPYVATVDNLAKNSQVSQSEIHEIKSKLKVQSFTSLQVYTSISNNPEIVKMLFQHFDLLHNPKLQKTNETTASSSSEKADSDKELDSSTEYKYPRRINQPNVIEAEALAKRVTRIIKLLEDPDEIEILLYFVKFNNYTLRTNFYVPEKISLSFRFNCGFLSKLDYPKVPYGIVLIIGPHFTGFHIRFSEISRGGVRVVQSFSDEAYTRNKLQIFDEAYNLSYTQSLKNKDIPEGGSKGVILLEKTSTKYKADLFTRSSFMCYVDGMLDLILPNRHIVDLLGKDDIYFLGPDEHTGTGGLMDWASEYAKFKGLKYWRSFTTGKAPYLGGIPHDKYGMTTASIEAFVQGILNKYGLKEEEVTRFLTGGPDGDLGSNALKCSNTKTLTVLDKSGVLHDPNGLDINELRRLAYLRDEPATPDKTSPQSSPRLTASTLKLSSSRDIEADEALLGASSKTCSMKYNKKLLSSRGFMVPEEATNVTLPDGFVVKNGYKFRDEFHLSAYAKADLFNPCGGRPSSITPFNVQRLFNESGKCYYKFIVEGSNVYITQNARRFLESKGVVLFKDASTNKGGVTSSSYEVLLSLVLDDATYEKVAVEKNGVVPEFRRKYVEDILDIIRRNATMEFEALWSEGLRTGTPRCDLTDVLSDKINDLKLKIKSSSTLFGDKELVHNVLRRCVPGSLLEIVTVEKIIERLPKMYLRALFASYLASNFFYNQKFSDDTSVFSFYEYITSLKGCGDAVKVDKEVFFDDSPFSNISLKVTSLTKV; encoded by the coding sequence ATGGAGCTTTCATCACCAAATTATTCGGATAGTTACGCCCTCGACGACGGTCTTTCGGAACTGAACGAGGGTCTCTCTGACTTAAACGATGACCTTTCGGACCTGAACGATGATTATTCTACGCAGCTGCTGAGCGATAGGTACGCACAACAGTTCTCCGAGGTGTACGAGCTGATTCGTTCCACAGAAACGTTTTCAGACGACAAAATTAGGGAAAACATGTACACCTACTACAACGAGCTGGGCCTGAACGAGTATTACTTCAGGACCTCGTCAAACGCGTTGATTGCCAATAACCTGATTTCAGTCATGTCGGCAAAGATTTTACACGAAAATTCGGGATCTAATTTCTTCCCGACGATTGAGCAGGTGACGGACGAATCAGTTTTTATTATCGCGAGAACATCCACAGTTAACAGGAAGTCGTCCGAGAATTATTTGGTGGAACAGCGAGTAGAGAAAAAATACTTCAATTTGGACGATGACAGGAAGCCGTGTTGGAGAATGCAGTGCTTCAGGTCATCAGCGTCGGTTTTTAAGGAGACGGAATTTGTATTCGACAGGCTCAAGATTTATTTCTTCCAGAAACCGAAGTTCGCTGAAGTAAAGCCGAGTCCCAGTGAACTGGATATAGGCCTACTTTTGGATAAAGATTTTTACACTAACAAAAAGGACACGATCACGGAGCagattttttataaactgaATAAGAAGTTGGTGGACTCGAAGACGGGGATGGGCCTGGCGATAAACTGCGAGCCGAGGACGAATAACGTATACAGACTGGATGTCGCCTTCAAGAGGGGCTACGTGCACAAGGACTTTTACTCCAGGATCAGCGACGCAATCACCTTACACGACTTGTACTCGAAGTCGAAATACATTGATCCCCTATCGAATAAAGTGTGCCTTTTCACGAGCTTTTTGACGTCGTTGCCGAAGAACCAGTCGACGATAGAGTCGTCAGTGGAAGATAGGATGGCCAGCCTCGTAGACTCGATTATTCTCACGAGCATCGTTCCGACCTCGTACATATCCTCGTTGAACGTGGACAGGATACTCACGATACACGAGGCGTCGTACTGTTACTGCGTGTCGACGTTCATCCAGCACTTCAGCGGAAGCGTCGGGCCGTACGTGGCGACCGTGGACAACCTCGCCAAAAACAGCCAGGTCTCGCAGTCGGAAATACATGAAATCAAGTCTAAGCTGAAGGTGCAGTCGTTCACGTCGCTCCAGGTGTACACCTCGATCTCAAACAACCCGGAAATCGTAAAGATGCTGTTCCAGCACTTCGACCTCCTGCACAACCCGAAGCTGCAGAAGACGAATGAAACCACGGCGAGCTCGAGTTCGGAGAAAGCGGACAGCGACAAGGAGCTCGACAGCAGCACGGAGTACAAGTACCCTCGAAGGATTAACCAGCCAAACGTGATAGAGGCCGAGGCGCTGGCCAAGAGGGTGACGAGGATCAttaagctgctggaggaccCCGACGAGATTGAGATCTTGCTGTACTTCGTCAAGTTCAACAACTACACGCTCAGGACAAACTTTTACGTCCCAGAGAAGATATCACTCTCATTCAGGTTCAACTGCGGGTTCCTGTCGAAGCTGGACTACCCGAAGGTGCCCTACGGCATCGTGCTGATCATAGGACCGCACTTCACGGGCTTCCACATCAGGTTCTCGGAGATCTCAAGGGGAGGAGTGAGGGTGGTGCAGTCGTTCTCGGACGAGGCGTACACGCGCAACAAGCTGCAGATCTTCGACGAGGCCTACAACCTCAGTTACACTCAGAGTCTCAAGAACAAGGACATACCTGAGGGAGGAAGCAAGGGAGTGATTCTGCTCGAGAAGACGAGCACGAAGTACAAGGCGGACCTCTTCACGAGGAGCAGCTTCATGTGCTACGTCGACGGCATGCTCGACCTGATCCTGCCGAACAGGCACATCGTGGACCTGCTCGGCAAGGACGACATCTACTTCCTGGGGCCAGACGAGCACACGGGCACTGGAGGACTCATGGACTGGGCGTCTGAGTACGCGAAGTTCAAGGGACTCAAGTACTGGCGCAGCTTCACCACCGGAAAGGCGCCCTACCTCGGAGGAATTCCGCACGACAAGTACGGAATGACCACGGCCTCGATCGAGGCCTTCGTCCAGGGCATTCTGAACAAGTACggcctgaaggaggaggaggtcACGAGGTTCCTGACCGGAGGGCCCGACGGGGACCTGGGGAGCAACGCGCTCAAGTGCTCGAACACGAAGACGCTGACGGTGCTGGACAAGAGCGGAGTGCTGCACGACCCCAACGGGCTGGACATCAACGAGTTGAGGAGGCTGGCGTACCTGCGCGACGAGCCTGCCACGCCAGATAAAACGTCGCCGCAGTCCTCGCCGCGCCTCACTGCCTCGACGCTTAAGCTCTCGTCCTCGCGCGACATCGAGGCCGACGAGGCGCTGCTCGGCGCGAGCTCGAAGACGTGCTCGATGAAGTACaacaagaagctgctgtcCAGCAGGGGCTTCATGGTGCCCGAGGAGGCGACGAACGTCACGCTCCCCGACGGCTTCGTGGTCAAGAACGGCTACAAGTTCAGGGACGAGTTCCACCTGAGCGCCTACGCAAAGGCGGACCTCTTCAACCCGTGCGGAGGAAGGCCCAGCTCCATCACGCCCTTCAACGTGCAGCGGCTCTTCAACGAGAGCGGCAAGTGCTACTACAAGTTCATCGTCGAGGGCAGCAACGTGTACATCACCCAGAACGCCCGGCGCTTCCTCGAGTCGAAGGGCGTGGTCCTCTTCAAGGACGCCTCGACCAACAAGGGCGGCGTTACGAGCAGCAGCTACGAGGTACTCCTCTCGCTCGTGCTCGACGACGCCACCTACGAGAAGGTCGCGGTTGAGAAGAACGGCGTGGTGCCCGAGTTCCGCAGGAAGTACGTCGAGGACATCCTCGACATCATCAGGAGGAACGCCACCATGGAGTTCGAGGCGCTCTGGTCCGAGGGCCTCAGGACTGGGACGCCCAGGTGCGACCTCACCGACGTCCTCTCCGACAAGATCAACGACCTCAAGCTGAAGATCAAGTCCTCGAGCACGCTCTTCGGCGACAAGGAGCTCGTCCACAACGTGCTCCGGAGGTGCGTGCCCGGCTCCCTGCTCGAGATCGTCACCGTCGAGAAGATCATCGAGAGGCTCCCGAAGATGTACCTCAGGGCGCTCTTCGCCTCCTACCTCGCCTCGAACTTCTTCTACAACCAGAAGTTCTCCGACGACACTTCCGTCTTCTCCTTCTACGAGTACATCACTTCGCTCAAGGGCTGCGGCGATGCCGTCAAGGTTGACAAGGAGGTCTTCTTCGACGACTCTCCCTTTTCCAACATTTCCCTGAAGGTCACCAGCTTAACAAAGGTTTAG
- a CDS encoding dihydroorotase, which translates to MQFMYADDLHSHLRQGEMMRKVVKYVRRGGCNRVLVMPNTVPEITQCFQAMEYRKELMNLEPKVDYLMTLYLSDKVSADDLRNNAKSSHVQGVKCYPANVTTNSNMGFNTLETYYPLFREMERLNLSLHIHGESPGCSPLVAEKEFLTSIENVCRSFPALKVVMEHVSMKQSLELVKRTHNLGATVTPHHMLLTVSDVLETTESITLENVVSHVKDPFAYCKPLAKREEDRQAILELVRAGHPRLFLGSDSAPHTMESKRSPNPPAGVYTQPFLLQYLSDTFESKGFLDKLESFCCKNGQDFLGLPPKGNNGRQTVTVEPEYFELVKQEFTVPEEVEGVRPFLAGRTLNYRIVQ; encoded by the exons ATGCAGTTTATGTATGCGGATGACCTACATAGTCACCTCAGACAGGGGGAAATGATGAGGAAGGTCGTGAAGTATGTTAGAAGAGGAGGATG CAATAGAGTTTTGGTAATGCCGAATACAGTGCCGGAGATTACGCAGTGTTTTCAAGCGATGGAGTACAGAAAGGAGTTAATGAATTTGGAGCCAAAAGTGGACTATTTAATGACACTGTACCTGTCGGACAAAGTATCCGCAGATGATTTGAGAAATAACGCTAAAAGTTCTCACGTGCAAGGA gtaAAATGTTACCCAGCAAACGTAACGACAAACTCAAACATGGGATTCAAC ACGCTGGAGACATACTACCCACTGTTTAGAGAGATGGAAAGGTTGAATTTGTCCCTGCACATACACGGAGAATCACCAGGGTGCTCACCACTGGTGGCAGAAAAGGAGTTTCTAACAAGCATAGAAAAC GTGTGTAGGTCGTTCCCAGCGCTGAAGGTGGTGATGGAGCACGTGAGCATGAAGCAGTCGCTGGAGCTGGTGAAGAGAACGCACAATTTGGGAGCAACCGTGACTCCGCATCACATGCTACTCACAGTATCGGACGTGCTGGAGACCACGGAAAGCATAACGCTGGAGAACGTGGTGAGCCATGTGAAGGACCCGTTCGCATATTGTAAGCCGTTGGCAAAGCGTGAGGAGGACAGGCAGGCAATTCTGGAGTTAGTTAGGGCGGGGCACCCGAGGCTGTTCCTGGGATCTGATTCAGCACCGCACACGAT GGAGAGTAAGAGGTCGCCAAATCCGCCGGCAGGAGTGTACACACAGCCGTTTCTACTGCAG TATTTGAGCGACACGTTTGAGAGCAAGGGCTTCCTGGACAAGCTGGAGAGTTTCTGTTGCAAAAACGGACAGGACTTCTTGGGACTGCCGCCAAAAGGTAACAATGGAAGACAAACAGTGACTGTAGAGCCCGAGTACTTCGAGCTGGTCAAGCAGGAGTTCACAGTCCCCGAGGAGGTTGAGGGAGTGAGGCCGTTCCTGGCAGGAAGGACACTAAATTACAGAATCGTACAATAA
- a CDS encoding uncharacterized protein (N-acetylglucosaminyl transferase component family protein) produces the protein MDPEKESDAIKVYIPKELLEKKNREYDRSVFVGWKARRNRLFIVNAYEEKDERLNSVLDSINKEAKLRNITYMENGLEVIKEYKFEKRKDNKEREQIILKNAKTGSRIRNVVVLVYNNTSFDFKATNLFKNMNIQDEMVSGKKSKELKCTETSDRNSDVGSCAILCTALKNYIDKHTEDAKAEPREELSLSYMSSYDRRTDAAALCTYCYYQVFMKMTLCLSTVAFHTLRVLNYGGKMVKFMENKSNFVSMVMSKLRTIALWHKLYEELLNKTEIGEYIAVRSELKDVAVSFYLDLFLGMVYLVWFRELFMEKLFVLRSYLKTQYIGKLKSLFYVSTAKVFIHLKLNNEVSTSLSKFIINKVILWNYVSMYLRPVNVFLFKAMHLAAVFGLSALLSFVLDVFTFETRHLYYLYFVILALMSYCHKYLYSLIQMFKGKKWNILKSEMDTNQFTKEHLFIGVVFFTVFALNYPTIWIFYISIITILMPVLGKGRSCGPKHEFLVTRALMDAFIDVVYEFPYYFIIHNTFSSVKYTQGVHFKHMYMKAEDIENIESSEEVNEDGTLDYLYLEVVPNKIPLSERTSRMKKKVGEKLDRVSPIKVMRCENVKK, from the exons ATGGACCCTGAAAAGGAAAGTGACGCCATAAAGGTGTACATACCGAAGGAATTGttggaaaaaaagaatagaGAATACGATAGGAGCGTGTTTGTAGGATGGAAGGCAAGAAGGAACCGATTGTTCATAGTAAACGCATACGAAGAGAAG GATGAAAGACTCAATTCGGTCTTGGATTCCATAAATAAAGAAGCGAAACTGAGGAATATAACGTATATGGAAAATGGACTGGAAGTAATTAAGGagtataaatttgaaaaaagGAAAGATAATAAGGAAAGAGAACAAATAATACT AAAAAATGCGAAAACAGGCAGTCGAATAAGAAAcgtagtagtattagtgTACAACAACACGTCGTTCGACTTTAAAGCAACAAACCTGTTTAAAAACATGAACATACAGGATGAAATGGTCAGCGGTAAGAAGAGTAAGGAGTTAAAATGCACAGAAACGTCGGACAGGAACTCGGATGTGGGATCGTGCGCAATACTCTGTACAGCACTGAAGAATTACATAGATAAGCACACGGAGGACGCGAAGGCGGAGCCGAGAGAGGAGTTGAGTTTGAGTTACATGAGCAGCTACGACAGGAGAACAGATGCTGCAGCGTTGTGTACATACTGCTACTACCAGGTCTTCATGAAAATGACGCTGTGCCTGTCAACGGTGGCGTTTCACACACTGAGAGTGCTTAATTATGGAGGGAAGATGGTGAAGTTCATGGAAAATAAGTCGAATTTCGTGTCAATGGTGATGAGTAAGCTGAGAACAATAGCACTGTGGCACAAGCTGTACGAAgaacttttaaataaaacag AAATTGGAGAATATATCGCAGTGAGGAGTGAGTTGAAGGACGTGGCAGTGTCGTTCTACTTGGACCTGTTCCTGGGAATGGTGTACCTGGTGTGGTTCAGAGAGCTCTTTATGGAAAAGTTATTCGTGCTGCGAAGCTACCTCAAGACACAGTACATAGGGAAGCTGAA GTCGCTGTTCTACGTTTCGACGGCGAAGGTCTTCATacacctgaagctgaacaacGAAGTGTCGACGTCACTCTCGAAGTTCATCATCAACAAGGTGATACTGTGGAACTACGTGAGCATGTACCTGAGGCCAGTGAACGTGTTCCTGTTCAAAGCGATGCACCTCGCTGCAGTGTTCGGGCTGTCGGCGCTGCTGTCGTTCGTCCTGGACGTGTTCACGTTTGAAACGAGGCACCTCTACTACCTGTACTTCGTAATCCTGGCGCTGATGAGCTACTGCCACAAGTACCTGTACTCACTGATACAAATGTTCAA GGGGAAAAAGTGGAACATACTCAAGTCGGAGATGGACACGAACCAGTTCACGAAGGAGCACCTGTTCATAGGAGTGGTCTTCTTCACAGTGTTCGCGCTCAACTATCCAACGATATGGATTTTCTACATCAGCATAATCACAATACTGATGCCAGTACTGGGTAAGGGAAGAAGTTGCGGCCCGAAACACGAGTTTTTAGTGACCAGGGCGCTGATGGACGCGTTCATCGACGTAGTATACGAGTTCCCATACTACTTCATAATACACAACACTTTCAGCTCAGTAAAATATACGCAAGGAGTGCACTTTAAACACATGTACA TGAAAGCAGAGGATATAGAAAATATAGAATCTTCGGAAGAGGTCAACGAAGACGGAACACTGGAC TACCTGTATCTGGAAGTGGTGCCGAACAAGATACCGCTGAGCGAAAGGACCAGCagaatgaagaagaaggtggGAGAGAAGCTCGACAGAGTGTCTCCAATAAAGGTGATGAGGTGCGAAAATGTGAAAAAGTAG
- a CDS encoding serine/threonine protein kinase — protein MSQMTDSELYEDVENTPQKKREMMPSYSYYFSDCSSIISSVKCAVSADGELSRSVSPNFGTLSASTNEVNTRNEYTSDNHILNMNDTMVYESGGPKLDMSMNTVSSTNCTFDQEDELASACAENDNTMNIQSNEEFIERYANFNEPGMGECYHKFSRWCKRYSGGNIELFRNSQNNRMKTILEENNMYIGDLKSKYFDEFPIKVLYSKGTTLTDNKFDVASLKPGDMIVDRYRIEKIIGTTTFSKVTKATDMNNEKEICLKIVFPDYFDQALDEIVLLKLLNAKDEGDKMNIVKLYDSFLYSGSLFLVLELLGENLFEATKDYYIKSYRDFMNEARPKKWELEDLKKISYDILKALNFIHNLGIINCDLKPENILLVKTEEEKKEKEKEEEKRKMDKSRKEEEENMIKLVDFGSSCFIRDKLNTYVQSRSYRAPEVVLGLPYDTQIDMWSFGCILCELYMGRILFPSDNSATLVASMVSLLGVPPVYMLQHKMNSMFIILPNGNIADLNVPKHILSKSPYYSKLDRSSLYCNISASDSSKCSHVTYNKWDNATVNMEPTVDDNSSGLDEGSDYNLTERDLSKLNANTFGDKSIKISNYYDNARYEENYRDDLDCKIKLDIIHNRNGPAKFMRIIHPSTSSIDTMLEVEKNTELGEFADFIKGLLQYDPIDRLTASAALQHPFIQSRERKVN, from the coding sequence ATGTCTCAAATGACGGACAGTGAATTGTACGAAGATGTGGAAAATACACCTCAAAAAAAGAGGGAAATGATGCCGAGCTACAgctattatttttcagaCTGCTCAAGCATAATATCCTCAGTAAAATGCGCAGTATCAGCAGATGGCGAGCTGAGTAGAAGCGTGTCGCCGAACTTTGGGACGCTGAGCGCGTCAACAAATGAAGTAAACACAAGGAATGAGTATACAAGCGATAACCACATACTTAATATGAACGATACAATGGTATACGAATCTGGAGGACCGAAATTGGACATGAGTATGAATACAGTGAGCTCGACTAACTGCACATTCGACCAGGAAGATGAATTGGCGTCGGCGTGCGCAGAAAACGATAACACAATGAATATTCAGAGCAACGAAGAGTTTATAGAAAGATACGCAAATTTTAATGAGCCAGGAATGGGAGAATGTTACCATAAATTTAGTAGATGGTGTAAAAGGTACTCAGGAGGGAACATAGAGCTGTTTAGAAACAGCCAAAATAATAGAATGAAGACGATTCTGGAAGAGAATAACATGTACATAGGAGACCTGAAGAGCAAGTACTTTGACGAGTTCCCAATCAAAGTGTTGTACTCAAAGGGAACGACGCTGACGGACAATAAGTTCGACGTGGCGTCGCTGAAGCCAGGAGACATGATAGTGGACAGGTATCGCATAGAAAAAATCATAGGAACCACTACGTTCTCGAAAGTGACAAAAGCAACAGACATGAACAACGAAAAGGAAATATGCCTAAAAATAGTGTTCCCAGACTATTTTGACCAGGCGCTGGATGAGAtagtgctgctgaagctgcttaACGCAAAGGACGAAGGAGATAAAATGAACATAGTGAAGCTGTACGACTCGTTCCTGTACTCAGGCTCACTGTTCCTggtgctggagctgctgggagAAAATTTGTTTGAAGCAACGAAGGACTACTACATTAAGAGCTACAGAGACTTCATGAACGAGGCGAGGCCGAAAAAGTGGGAGCTGGAAGACctgaaaaaaatatcatACGACATACTGAAAGCACTAAACTTCATACATAACCTGGGAATAATAAACTGCGACCTGAAGCCAGAAAATATACTCCTGGTGAaaacagaagaagaaaagaaagaaaaagaaaaggaggaagaaaagaggaaaatggataaaagtaggaaggaggaagaagaaaatatgataaagCTGGTGGACTTTGGATCAAGCTGCTTCATAAGAGATAAGCTGAACACGTACGTGCAGAGCAGATCGTACAGAGCACCCGAAGTGGTGCTGGGCCTGCCGTACGACACACAAATAGACATGTGGAGCTTCGGCTGCATACTCTGTGAGTTGTACATGGGAAGAATACTCTTCCCGAGCGACAACAGCGCGACTCTGGTGGCGTCAATGGTGAGTCTGCTGGGAGTGCCGCCAGTGTACATGCTCCAGCACAAAATGAACAGCATGTTCATAATACTGCCAAACGGAAACATAGCAGATCTGAACGTGCCGAAGCACATCCTGAGTAAGTCGCCGTACTACAGCAAGCTGGACAGGTCGTCGCTATACTGCAACATATCGGCGAGCGACTCCTCGAAGTGCTCGCACGTGACCTACAACAAGTGGGACAACGCGACAGTGAACATGGAGCCAACAGTGGACGATAACTCTAGCGGCCTGGACGAAGGAAGCGATTACAACCTGACGGAGAGAGACCTGAGTAAGCTGAACGCAAACACGTTCGGAGACAAGAGCATCAAGATATCAAACTACTACGACAACGCAAGGTACGAAGAAAACTACAGAGACGACCTGgactgtaaaataaagcTGGACATAATACACAACAGAAACGGACCAGCAAAGTTTATGAGAATAATACACCCGAGCACGTCGTCAATAGACACAATGCTGGAAGTGGAAAAAAATACGGAACTGGGCGAATTTGCAGATTTCATCAAGGGGCTGCTGCAATACGACCCAATTGACAGGCTGACAGCATCAGCAGCATTACAGCACCCGTTCATTCAGTCAAGAGAAAGAAAAGTAAACTAA
- a CDS encoding uncharacterized protein (mannose-6-phosphate isomerase, type I family protein): protein MDLIYRLLPTINQYAWGKSREESLVYKLFEKNLKLLSGSGKVVNSDGPFSEFWFGAHQSSPSSVLPYDITEITLISEDGSHKNVEYSASFDRSREPMSLSKLISRLYHNILGIKDKELKILFKVLSIQKPLSLQMHPDRESALQLFNDKHHGIVDSSSKPEMCLPLTMFRALCGFRDESEILDLARKYPEFGECIDFPSLPSDKSSSFYVSLLRKLFFRSDLSDLVSRLAQRLKDLGSNELVEEFFLILYDNYGSISSVLFPFVLNCFELHPGEALFVPPNTLHSYISGDCIEIMKNSDNVIRCGLTPKFKDLDLCLALLEKKFKRARPEDYRVNPSRLTAFSLRYSPEDPCCNFLLLSVTVGPGQKEKLTLPNNAYLCIVLESNPKVSLKLSMSPSDKEDATKNGSHSIYHVLRVVSGDCLLIVPNTELHIHNDHEAHQLTMYLSSEK, encoded by the exons atggatttaatttacagaCTTCTTCCGACCATCAACCAATACGCTTGGGGCAAAAGTCGTGAGGAATCTCTCGTTTACAAGTTATTCGAGAAGAATTTAAAACTCCTTTCTGGTAGTGGAAAGGTTGTTAACTCCGATGGCCCGTTTTCTGAGTTTTGGTTTGGTGCACACCAGTCCAGTCCTTCCTCCGTCCTTCCATACGACATTACGGAAATCACGTTAATATCTGAGGACGGAAGCCACAAAAATGTGGAATATTCCGCTTCCTTCGATCGATCGAGGGAGCCGATGTCCCTTTCAAAGCTCATTTCACGTCTGTACCATAACATTCTGGGCATTaaggacaaggagctgaagatTTTGTTCAAGGTACTGTCGATTCAGAAGCCACTGAGTCTTCAGATGCATCCGGATAGAGAAAGTGCACTTCAGCTTTTCAATGATAAACACCACGGCATTGTTGATTCTTCGTCTAAGCCCGAGATGTGTCTTCCCCTAACCATGTTTAGGGCCCTTTGTGGCTTTAGAGATGAATCTGAGATTCTGGATCTTGCTCGGAAGTACCCTGAGTTCGGCGAGTGCATCGACTTCCCGAGCCTTCCTTCTGACAAGTCCAGTTCGTTTTATGTCAGTTTACTCAGGAAACTTTTCTTTCGCTCTGATCTTTCTGATTTGGTCTCTCGCCTGGCCCAGAGGCTTAAGGATTTGGGTTCGAATGAGCTGGTTGAGGAGTTTTTCCTCATTTTGTACGATAATTATGGCTCCATTTCCTCAGTTTTATTCCCCTTTGTTCTCAATTGTTTTGAGCTGCATCCCGGTGAGGCTCTCTTTGTGCCACCTAACACTCTACACTCGTACATCTCAG GCGACTGCATTGAGATAATGAAGAACTCCGATAACGTTATTCGGTGTGGACTCACTCCCAAGTTCAAGGACCTTGACCTTTGCCTGGCGCTCTTAGAAAAGAAGTTTAAGAGGGCCAGGCCGGAGGACTACCGCGTTAACCCCTCCAGGTTAACCGCCTTTAGTCTCAGGTACTCCCCTGAGGACCCTTGCTGCAACTTCCTTTTGCTTTCAGTCACCGTTGGCCCTGGACAGAAG GAGAAGCTCACTCTTCCTAATAACGCTTACCTTTGCATTGTCTTGGAGTCTAACCCGAAAGTAAGCTTAAAGCTGTCGATGTCTCCTTCTGATAAAGAAGACGCCACCAAGAACGGCTCACACTCGATTTACCACGTCCTCAGAGTCGTTTCTGGCGACTGCCTGCTCATTGTGCCTAACACTGAACTTCACATTCACAACGACCACGAGGCTCATCAACTCACCATGTATTTATCGTCAGAAAAGTAA